The Cicer arietinum cultivar CDC Frontier isolate Library 1 chromosome 1, Cicar.CDCFrontier_v2.0, whole genome shotgun sequence genome contains the following window.
GTCATGACTTCAAAGTCTAAGGGAACATTTAGAAGCAATTAATACCATACATATAAAggcaaaaaattagaaaaatgcAAAAAACTAAAGAAACATTTATATGTCACGACTTCAAAGGTCATTCCTGCTAATATTTCAACCATAATATAAACAGAAATTCCATGCTTCCAGCATCTAAAAGcaataaacaaattttttgttttaaaaaataaacaaatcattttatacttttttactaataaaatcattttgtaatattgattaaaaaataacatagcattatatatttccttttattgtaatttatagcATAGTATATTTGCTGTTTTAAATCACACTAGCAACTATTATTGATTAACTATATAAAACCAAAAAGCAAAGCAAGTTATGAATAGAGTAAGCAAAACGACAGTATCATAAACGtgtattttttagggttttgtaATGCGAAGAGTAATTTTCAATAAACCGAGTTGCAGACCAACCCATGAACCATGACTTTAACGAAAATAACCAGTCGGCGGCGGCGTGAGAAGAGTTACTATGACCTCACGATCTGTCGCGTGCCCCTAACAATCATGGTTGAGGGCATTTAAGACATTTTCCTTTGCATTTACTGTTGCACATTTTTTCCAGAGAAAAGCGTTTGGTATTCTCCGCAAATCAGCCGCGATGGCAGCTACCCAAATCTGCAACGCAACGGCGTTATGCTTGGCGCCAGAACACCGCGACGCGATGTAACGGTGCGATCGCAGCCTTGACGGCCGCTTCTAACAATCATCAGCTGAATTTATTGCCCACGAAAACACTGCCCAACCAGATGCAGATATGAAGACATGAGTGGTGCATACAAAGAGGTCTCAGAAAAAATACCTGCTGTATTGCAAGTTCCATGAATATAAGAGTGTCTGGAGAGGTCATCTTAAGTTGATTTAGTAGGAATGCAATGATGCAGAAAACAATGGTTCGGGGAAAATACTGTCCTGTCCTAGTGGCTTGTGTTCTGCATATACAATATATCAAATACTATCCTACATTAACATATTGGTGTTTGATGCTTCACACATTCACATAGTAAAAGTTTCAAATTAACTAtcacatataaatttaaaagctCTGCAATACAAGGTAATCAAAATCAATATGTATGTGTGCATATAAATTCATATGAACAGTAACAATAATAGCATAAATAACTTAAACTAAAGTATCACAACTTTCCAACTCCAAAATACAAGAAATAGCATGTAAAACCCTTAGTAGTCCATAAATACATAGCTTCAGAACAGTGCAACAATTCATGTCAACAGATGGTTGCATCGATTATGTATATTGAAAGCAAAACCCACAAACTGagaattaaacattttttatttttactgtaCACACTTTTAACTGAGACGATTTGCAATTAGCAAGTTTGACCTAAGACGGGTTTTGGTAGCAGGGCTTCACGGCGGTGGATGGCGATGAATGTTCAtttatttctcaattttaaTAAACAGTTCGATTAACAAACtgttttcataaacaaaattttgtaaCAAGTTTGGATTTTAATCGGTTCGGTTCTGCGATTtaatctagttttttttttatttctttttattttgaattttggtccggtttctttttttttaacacacttaGGATTTTTTACCACTATATCCTACTTTTTAGGATTGGTTACCAAAATGCCCCAGTATTGAAAATGGTTActaaaatgccctactttttaggaATGGATCATCCACATCCgttgataatttttaatcaacgGACAAGattgaatttataataaaatgttttcattGGTTGAAAACAAGTTACAAGGATTGGATCATCCACATCCGtcgataatttttaatcaacgGACGAGattgaatttataataaaattttttcATTGGTTGAAAACAAGTCACATGGATTGGATCATTTATATCcgttgattatttttaatcaacGGACCAAAttgaatctttaataaaatgttttcattGGTTGAAAACAAGTCACATGGATTGGATCATTTATATCcgttgattatttttaatcaacGGACCAAATTGATAGCGAATGGTGGCCATGCATGGTCGTGGGCTGGGGGAGCGACCCCCTGGGCTGAAGTTCAACTAATCAGGCCAGAAGTTGAACATCTGACACTGCACTGGtgctttttcttttctatttcttttaagTGCGGGAAGGGATGGAAGAGAAGAAAATACGAAAAAATAAGACAAATGTCCAAGAACAAGATTGAACAAATAATTCTCCTCATCCCTAAAAAAATATCTCCTCGTGAACAGTGGCGGAGCTTGCCGGAAAAGCTTGGGGTGGCCGATAtaaagataaacaaaaaaattcaaacaaaaatgcaacaaaactcaaacactttatatggacataaaatcaaacaccttatgtgcaacaaaaaaactcaaacactttacatggacataaaatcaaacatcttacgtgcaacacaaaaactctaaacaaaaatcagcactatcgtctaattgaaactccaaatcaaaattCCAAACTCCAAATTAAAGCTCCAAACTCAACACTAACAAAATAAGCTTTAAATTTCATGCTAACtgaacaacaaaaacaaaaagtagAATTCCACAACAATATCGGGTACTACCATATAAGTTAAATTCTTAAGATAGGTAAAAACTCAACAAAATGAAGAACTCAAAACTGACACAGGAGCGACGAACTAAGAAAGATTTAAATTAACAGAGTCAGAGGAGCGACGAACTATCAAAACTAACTAACAAAGGAGCGACGATTCAAAACTAACagaattccaaatcaaaactaACTAACAACAATCAGcactaacaaaatagaaatctgAACCTTTTGAACAAAGCAGTTCTCGAGACAGATGAGGTTGCGGCGAACAGAGAGCGACGAACGGCCACAGAGGCAGTCAGGCAGAGGCGGCCGCAGGCCCGCAGCGAGCAGAGGAGATCTGGACTGGAGGCAGAGTAAAGCGGGGGCGTGTTTGTCGTGATTCGTGAATCTGAATCTGGAGAAAGGGAGAGAGGAAGGCTGGAatagagaggaagaaagagaaaattgaattaGGTTTaggtattattgtaattttttacttttaacaaGGTCCGCCGGTGCTCGTGaacaaaaaccaaaaatatatttccaaTTCTTTAGCATAGTCAGCTTGGCATATTATACCATAAAAGTTATATCTGCTAGCAAATATCAATTCCAACAAACATTGACTATGTGTCACAATTAggataatataaaatcaaatcaatttctttgtattttggaaaagaatatatatgtttgtaatatttcagtttcaatatacaataagaatttttttttccatctcTTGTTTTAATCTAGCTGCACCCTAAAACACAATAACAAACCTTATTTGGACAATGGTAGCACCACCTTCTACAGCAGCCTTAACTGCTTCAGCAATAGAACGGCCCCACTTCCTATTCATGTGTGAATCTGTTACAGCGTGTAGAAATAAGTCATTGGGCTTGAACCTATCCGGCCTACAAGAGCTCTGGTTGATATTCTTCAGTGCCAAAAAATGGTCAAAAGGGCCTTGGACTCCATTTCCAATAACCAAGTCTTTGCTGTAATCCAAGGCAGTGTCGACAAAACGTTTAGCTATCTGCCAGAATCCAGATAATTAAAAGTACTAGAATGATAACACGTTctatcttttattttcatttgctcttctctaatttatttttaaagtaaaacgGAATCATGGTCATTGCAAATTAGGTCCTCTGATATTTCTCTGAATTGAGATAGCTAAACAAACCTTGACGACTGAAAGCATTGACGAACCCTTTGCCAGCTCTGCTGCTATGCATGATGCCATAGTACAACCAGTGCCATGAGTATTGCGGGTATTTACACGAAATGAACGAAGCTCGTAGAAATTCTCACCTGCAAAACTCAAGACCTAGAAATGGAGTTCATTTATAACATAGATTTGGATATACGTAgtgaaaagtaaaataaaaaaagtttttttgcCTCGGAGATTTTGTTTTGGCCATTGTGTCTTCGAGAATTAAAGACTTTAATCTtaccattaaaaaatatatcaatagcATCCGATGAATTAGGGAGATCACCACCTTTGACTAGTACGCTCCTGTAttgaaaattgaattatttgtaaAAGCACAATACTCTAGAGTTTGGAgttttcttaaatttatttgtgaCATTTGCCATGAAGTCAAACACACTTGAACATACAACACAATCAGAAATTGCTTGCTGCTAAAATAAAGCAAATGCAATTAGTGGTGGGGGTGCCATTACTTCGGGGGAAAACAATTCAACAGTCCACTTTGAGTCAATCTAGACAACACTCTCAAAGCACTGTTCAGGTCAATAGGACCATAGTAGACATTGAATTAAATAATGACATTATTTCCCAGAGATTATCAAACTTCATCATTAGAACTAGTGCTTTCTATGAGAT
Protein-coding sequences here:
- the LOC101510617 gene encoding uncharacterized protein isoform X1, producing the protein MAAIVTPNIKEASVLLGDVPMNSVSDMRAAAKSIHDLAPRSVLVKGGDLPNSSDAIDIFFNGENFYELRSFRVNTRNTHGTGCTMASCIAAELAKGSSMLSVVKIAKRFVDTALDYSKDLVIGNGVQGPFDHFLALKNINQSSCRPDRFKPNDLFLHAVTDSHMNRKWGRSIAEAVKAAVEGGATIVQISLPLSLSPDSDSRITTNTPPLYSASSPDLLCSLRACGRLCLTASVAVRRSLFAATSSVSRTALFKRTQATRTGQYFPRTIVFCIIAFLLNQLKMTSPDTLIFMELAIQQAKLALDALEVPVGCVIVEDGKVIASGRNRTTETRNATRHAEMEAIDVLLEQWQKNGLSMTEVAKKFSNCSLYVTCEPCIMCASALATLGIKDVFYGCSNDKFGGCGSILSLHLKDTASLNKGFKCAGGIMATEAILLLRTFYDQGNPNAPKPHRPLAHQATT
- the LOC101510617 gene encoding uncharacterized protein isoform X2, with amino-acid sequence MLLIYFLMVLSFAGENFYELRSFRVNTRNTHGTGCTMASCIAAELAKGSSMLSVVKIAKRFVDTALDYSKDLVIGNGVQGPFDHFLALKNINQSSCRPDRFKPNDLFLHAVTDSHMNRKWGRSIAEAVKAAVEGGATIVQISLPLSLSPDSDSRITTNTPPLYSASSPDLLCSLRACGRLCLTASVAVRRSLFAATSSVSRTALFKRTQATRTGQYFPRTIVFCIIAFLLNQLKMTSPDTLIFMELAIQQAKLALDALEVPVGCVIVEDGKVIASGRNRTTETRNATRHAEMEAIDVLLEQWQKNGLSMTEVAKKFSNCSLYVTCEPCIMCASALATLGIKDVFYGCSNDKFGGCGSILSLHLKDTASLNKGFKCAGGIMATEAILLLRTFYDQGNPNAPKPHRPLAHQATT